One part of the Thiomicrospira cyclica ALM1 genome encodes these proteins:
- the nuoN gene encoding NADH-quinone oxidoreductase subunit NuoN produces the protein MHFEIPAFSPAIPEMVLLALASFILIADTVWSKKHPNATYWASQISLVIVGILILMSFTTETQVTFHESFIRDAFGDVLKLFILLVSIGVFLFSRDYMRMNNFYKGEFFTLGLFAILGMFVMVSSYNFITLFVGLEIMSLAMYAMIAMQRDSSAATEAALKYFVLGAMATGLLLYGLSMIYGATGTLTIPEVKNVIAAGEASATVLAFGVVFIVIGLGFKLGAVPFHMWVPDVYQGSPTAVTLFIASAPKIAAFAIVYRLLVDGLPGLVVDWQQLLIILSVLSMVIGTLIALMQTNFKRLLAYSGISHIGFLLMGFIAATPEGYSAAMFYVLVYAISSVAAFGLIIALARTGNQFEEIADFKGLNQRNPWLAAMMLIVMFSMAGIPPFIGFYAKLVVLEEVITAGFLWLALVGVVTAVVGAFYYLKVVKVMYFDTNEDSSPLPVASRDVAIGVSAYSVSLLLLGLMPALLMGVAYNSLLG, from the coding sequence ATGCATTTTGAAATTCCAGCATTTAGTCCCGCCATCCCTGAAATGGTGCTTCTGGCCTTGGCCTCGTTTATTTTGATTGCCGATACAGTGTGGTCAAAAAAACACCCTAATGCCACCTATTGGGCATCGCAGATTTCACTGGTGATCGTCGGTATTCTCATCCTTATGAGTTTCACGACCGAAACTCAAGTCACCTTCCACGAGAGTTTCATTCGGGATGCTTTTGGGGATGTGCTCAAGCTCTTTATTCTATTGGTTTCCATCGGGGTGTTCTTGTTCTCGCGTGACTATATGCGCATGAATAATTTCTATAAAGGTGAGTTCTTTACGCTCGGTTTATTCGCCATCCTAGGTATGTTTGTGATGGTGTCTTCCTACAACTTCATTACTCTGTTTGTAGGTTTGGAAATTATGTCACTTGCCATGTATGCGATGATCGCCATGCAGCGTGATTCCTCAGCTGCTACCGAGGCCGCATTAAAGTATTTTGTATTAGGTGCGATGGCTACTGGCTTGCTGCTTTATGGTTTATCAATGATCTATGGCGCGACTGGTACTTTAACCATTCCAGAAGTGAAGAATGTGATTGCAGCGGGAGAGGCCAGTGCGACAGTTCTAGCCTTTGGTGTTGTATTTATTGTGATTGGCTTGGGCTTTAAGCTGGGTGCCGTGCCATTCCATATGTGGGTGCCCGATGTTTACCAAGGTTCACCCACCGCTGTGACCTTGTTTATCGCATCGGCACCTAAAATTGCGGCATTTGCGATTGTGTACCGTTTATTGGTGGATGGCTTACCAGGCCTGGTGGTTGATTGGCAACAGCTGCTAATTATTCTTTCGGTACTGTCTATGGTTATCGGTACTTTAATTGCTCTAATGCAAACCAACTTTAAGCGTCTACTGGCGTATTCCGGTATTTCGCATATCGGTTTCTTGTTGATGGGCTTTATTGCGGCAACCCCTGAAGGTTATTCAGCGGCTATGTTCTATGTGCTGGTGTATGCCATTAGCAGTGTCGCAGCCTTTGGTTTGATCATTGCCCTTGCACGTACTGGTAATCAATTTGAAGAGATTGCCGATTTTAAAGGTTTAAATCAGCGCAATCCTTGGTTAGCGGCTATGATGTTAATCGTCATGTTCTCGATGGCGGGTATTCCACCATTCATTGGTTTTTATGCCAAACTTGTGGTGCTAGAAGAAGTTATTACCGCTGGTTTCTTGTGGCTTGCGCTGGTTGGTGTGGTTACTGCGGTCGTTGGTGCTTTCTACTATCTCAAAGTGGTAAAAGTCATGTACTTTGATACCAATGAAGATTCGAGTCCACTGCCTGTAGCGTCTCGTGATGTGGCTATTGGTGTTAGTGCTTATTCAGTTTCACTTTTATTGTTAGGTTTAATGCCAGCATTATTGATGGGAGTCGCTTACAATAGCCTACTAGGTTAG
- a CDS encoding DUF2818 family protein translates to MSLEQSVVILLFLAIVIANLPFLFTQRLFLVIPLKQEKTIPIYIIEWLVLFFVMGAFAYMIEFAAMGNIAAQEWEFYVVNLFLFMIFAFPGFIYRFNFKMYLEKHQKAARKQVEKQS, encoded by the coding sequence ATGAGTTTAGAGCAGTCTGTGGTCATACTATTATTTTTGGCGATTGTGATCGCCAATCTGCCGTTTCTGTTTACCCAGCGTTTATTCCTAGTGATTCCGTTAAAGCAGGAAAAGACTATTCCCATATATATCATTGAGTGGCTGGTACTTTTCTTTGTCATGGGTGCTTTCGCCTATATGATCGAGTTCGCCGCGATGGGAAATATTGCTGCGCAGGAATGGGAGTTCTATGTCGTTAATTTGTTCTTATTTATGATTTTTGCATTCCCAGGTTTTATCTATCGTTTCAACTTTAAAATGTACCTAGAAAAGCATCAAAAGGCAGCACGCAAGCAAGTGGAAAAACAATCCTGA